The Panthera leo isolate Ple1 chromosome D1, P.leo_Ple1_pat1.1, whole genome shotgun sequence region CCCCAGATAGTTGAGGGGGAGGGAATTAttggaaaaactaaacaaatggcTAACCCTCTCCCATCCATATTCAACAACAAAGAGAATCACAAAAGCAGCTGAAACCCAGAACATACTACCAGCAAGGAGAAGTGAGCCTACAAACCTGTGTGTCTCCTTTGGTGTCTTTTGAGCTGGTCTGAACGAGAAAACCTTCGCTCACAGTCCTTGAAGTCACATTGGTATGGTTTCTCACCTTGGGGAAGACACACATTCCATTTGAAAATGACACTGGAGATGGGGATGTCATTAAAGGCTACTTCTCCTCAGGGAACTGAAGGGATCCCAAAATGCCTAAGGCACTTGATGGACCTTGCTAGGGTGGTGAGGCCAATGGCAATGGGAGGCTAAAGGCCCACCTGTACTAAGCTGGGTGTAGAATGGGGAACTGGTTGATTGAGGACGGTCCCTAACCTGCAAGTTACAAGTGGACAGGAGCTCAGGTTCTGAAGTCTGACACTAGGGTCACATCCAGCTCTGACACTTAAAGCTCTGGGTGAGGGGCTATTTCCTTATTGAGAAATGGGGCTGATAATCTGACAGCTTCAAAGGATTTATGAGCAGATTAAACAAGACCATCCACATAAAGAGCTTAGCCCAGAgcactgctaaaaaaaaaataataaataaataaaaataaaaattaaattaaattaaataaaataaaataaaattaaattaaattaaatactgGTAGAGAATCTTTAGATCAATAATAAACCAAAAAAGTGTTAACTCCTAAACTGAGTTGGAGGCAGAATTCTGGAATGGATATGCCTTGGAGCTGGCCTCATGAAAtaagtgttttatgttttatggccTAAAGATTTGGTGCTCTCCACTACTGACTTCTCATTCCTGAATCAAGCACAAAAAGCCCCATGGTTGTGAGACACCCAAGTTAAACCAGGAGCCAAAGTATTTAGAAAGATTCTGGTATCCCTTTATCCGAGAGACATCAGTAGTGGGATTACACAACCTTCTGCCTCAGAATGCAGAAGCCCCACCCCTGTCCTTGCTAGAGAAAGTTCAGCCAAATACTGGGAACTAAGCCCCATGAGTGCACTGAGCGACCTTGGGCCTTCCCACCTTCTTATGAGAATTCTGAGTCACCAGTGTTCTGGGATGGAGAGCAAGCTATCCCAGGACCAGTCAGTCTTTCTGTTGCAGGGCAGTCCTTAGTTGCCTTTCAGGCCTCATAACTTCCTCTATTCCCCCTGATTAGTCTGCATTCCTGCTATCCCAGAGCTCACCCTTCCCCAAATCTGCCTTGCACTTTGCTGACCCCAACCGCCATTTGTCCCTATCTCCATCTACGTTCCCACCCATCAAAAAGTCTGCCGTACATCCCTCTCTAATGCCCTTTGTTTCCTCTTCAATGCCTTCTTGGAAATTTCATGTTCAGATTGAAAGCCCTTCCTTCCCTCAGTACAGAATTGATCATAGAACACCTAACGTGGGAGTCTGCGTCCAGGGCTGCCTTTCACCGTGGGCTGGAAAATCCTGAGGGCAGAAGCCTCCCGTTAACTTTGTATTTACATCTGGCCTGGTGCCTTATACTTCAACAACACTACTCAGTCTAATATCTTTTCCCTGCCTTTCTGCTTCTGCTCCTTCTTGACTTCCTCTACTGTACCGTACCAACCCTCTGATGGTTAGCTTAAGCCCTTCCTCCTTCTGGGATGACTTTAGCTCAAATCAGCAACTCTCCTCAAGTTCCTCCAGCCTCTGTTCTAGTACATTATCCTATGCTCTCTTCAtctcttttcatttgtgtgtAGCCTAGCTCCAAAACAGACTCTAAACTTTTGAGAAGGGAGTTTGTGACTTGGGAGTTAAAAGGCATGAGTTTGGGTCCTGCTTCCACTATATCCTACCCACCTGATAACTGTTCAGgtgtatgaggattaaatgaaataatgcatgtggAGAGTCTGGCacataaaaagtatttaatacaGAAGTACTTAACATTGTTACATATAGATAAGATTGCATTCTTTCAAGAAAAGGGCTGCAGGACTGTTAAATACCAGGCTGCTGTCCTGTCTTCTGCAAAGAAGAGCTTCTTAGAGCCTCAGGTGGGTCTGAGGGTCTTGGTTAGCTTGTCCACTGCTTTCCCTTCACACGGACATCTCCCCTTTACTGCTTGCTAAGTGTCTCTTCCCCATTAAAGGTTTCAACAACCATATTGCCTTCAATGCATTCTCTTGCATTTCTCCAGTCACAATTTTACtccattattttccttataaCTTTAACAGATACTTCTCATATGATCATATTTGGggaaacatgtaaaaatataacaTCCCTAGTTCTCTCACCTTTAGCCTCAAAGCATGTGGTCTACTGAGTGCGAACTCACTCTCTCCTTCAGCTTCCCCAAAGCAAAATAAGCAGTAATAACAAAACAGTAAGGGTAGTTGTAACAATGAAGCTGTCCTTCCagttatggggaaaaaatgacaccAACCCCCCTGCAGGAAAGGCTGTGTTCCACACTCTTTCCCTGCAGCCGACACTCAACCACACTCCCATCCAGTGCCCACAAGGCCAACAGCAAACATCTGTGATCAATAATAAAATCACATCCAAGATGGCCAAGAACCAGACGAGGCCAATTCTCTTCCCTAGAGGGAGGCAAATCCCTTGACCTGTGGGAAAACCCAGCCTTCCTTGACACATCATCAAAaatcatgttgtttttttttttaagattgaaaacaaaaattaaacctACAAATCCATTTTCCTATTCCTATCTGGTTGGTTATTACTAATCAAGCagttaaaagtttttctttggaCCATCTCTCCTTAAGTCTTATGATGCCCTTGCCCATCAATCTCTCAAACTGTCTTATTACCAAACTCCCAGAATAGGTCCTCTCTCCTTAGAGAGCCTAATAGAGAACCTCTCTCTTTAACAAAACAATAGTGACACTATTGTTTATTCAGGCCATTGACATAGCGTACTATACTACATGCTTCATATCTAATGCCTttaatccaattttattttcaaagataatctagtttgggggcacctgggtagctcagttggttaagcatccgacttcagctcaggtcatgatctcttagtttgtgagtttgagccccacgttgggctctgtgctcacagctcagagcctggagcctgcttcagattctgtgtctccctctccttctgaccctcccccactcacactctgtctctccttctctcaaaaataaataaacattagaaaacattttttaaagttaacctAGTCTTAAAAATTACATAAGGTAGGCATTGTCATTTCCATCTTCCACAAGGCAAAATGAGGACCAAATGCTCAATGTCTCACCATTTGGTCGTGTAGCCTGAATTCAAAGACAAGTAAGTCTCTTTAGTTCTGTGGAATTCTCTTTCCATCACTCTGCTTAGCCCTTCCTGAAGACAGTTTACTGACTTTTTTTATTAAAGGATAGACAGTCAGGATGCAAAATGCCcctgcagcctttttttttttttttttaatcaccttgGCCAAACCTTTCAAAGCACTGCCTACTGTCAATCCAAGAAATCTCCTGTGTCCTTAGAGGTGTGACAGCCAGGAGTAGGAGCTCCTGAACCACCCTTGCCCAAAGGCCACCGGAAACAAGGCTGGACAGCGGACACACTTACCAGTGTGCTTCCGGCTGTGCATCTGTAAATGTGACAGCTTAAAATATCTCTTATTGCAGCCCGGGTAAGCACACATGAAGGGGCGTTTCTCACTGGTCTCCGATGCCGACCGGACAAGAGTCGGGGCAACTCCGGGCACACGTCGCACATCCTGTAGGCAGAGTGTAAGAGAATGGAGGCTTTAAGCCACATGTGAACATTCGTGTCAGTCCTGAGGGAAAGTGAGCTTTAGATTAAACCTGAGGAAGGGATGGCAGATATTAAAACCTAAAACCATTTCCATGCATACCTCAGATGCCCACAGCAAGCATCACTAATGGGTGACAGAGCAGGACATTCTACAATGCAATACTTCAACGTCATCACTATTGATCAACCAGAATCAGTACTTCATCTGTCTGTCTGGGGACACTGATCCAGAGGATCTGGCAAAGAAATTCTGATGCTATAAGAGCTCCCAATCCATCCCATCCCTCAGCTTCTCCACTTGAGGCAGTGAGGTCTGGAAGTCCAAAGTCCCAGGTTCTATTCTACTTCCTCCCATTTGGACACATGGCCACATGACCTCAGGCCCCACCTGCAACAGGTAGGGAAGTCCTTATTAGAGAGAAATATGGGATACTAAATGAACCCCAAACTGACCACACTTTCCATGTGGGAGTAAATGACAAGGAAGGAGGAGCCCCTGAGATTTGAGGGTTCTCTTTGTGAAGGGGCTAAAACCACCAAAAGCCAATGGTGTAGCCAGTGTAAACATTTAGTAATACCACCAGAAAACACTGTCTGCCTTCTGTGCACTTTACATGTCCTTCACTGTTTATTCCCTTGATCTTGTGGGAGTGGGTAGGTGAATGGTCAGTCCTTCATGACAAGGTGCTAAAAGGACATAGTGAGGCAAATTTTTCCTGCTCTCAGGATCAATGACCCCTAGACAGGAGCAGTGGGAGTGCCCCAGGGGCCACTGAATCCTCCTTACTCTCTTACAGATGTGCAAAAGTCAAGACCAAAGAACACATCTATGTTTTAAGACCTGGAACTGCCTCCGAGCTTAACCCATCCCCTGCTCTGTGCATTTTCCACACTATGCTTATGTTCTAGTTTCTATTTCACACTGCCTTGCACTGTGAGAGCTTCTTTTTTGAAGGAAAAGTACTTAGTGACATACAACTTTGCTGTTGACAGGCCACAGTGTCTCAAGGCAAATGGTGGCGTAAATTTAAATGGTGAACCAGCTACGTTTGAATGGTAGACTCTAGGAGAAAATGAGTCGGTAGTGAAACAGCACCTGTGAGATCTGGAGTCTATCAGCAGCCATGACAGCGAGTCTGACAAACCGGGCTTtgtggaaagaaagacaaatggagcttccttcacttcctttaaTTCAATCTAGATGCAGCACACACAGCACTGGGATATAAAACTGAGTTGTCAATGTCAGTCAAGGGTCCTGGTGGAGGATTCCAGTGGTATTTGTTGAAGGAGAGACTGGGATGACTCTTCCCATACTTCCATCAGACTTCCGTATTTCTGCAATCCTCGGCTTTATTCTCACCCCTGGAAGGTTTGGGCTGAGGGCACATGCTGTTCTGTCACCATGATGCTTCTGGGAACATCAGTCAGAACATCTCAGAGCTACCTGCCCCACACGTCATGTGGGGACCTGGGTCACACACAACTTTTTTCTAGAGTACTGATTATGCTGGTGAAGTATAACCACAGTTACTCATGTTACAGCCACGGAGTCACAAGTGAAAGCCACACACGCAAACCCTTGGTCACTGCGTGTGGTTCTGACCTCCCCAAAGAGGCTCTGCTGAGGTGGCCTTCCATTGACTTCCCCGAATTCTCCAGAATGTttacctttttacttttctttcctcactcTCCTTGGAGACCCCTCTCCTCCAAACTGTTCACAGCCCCCTGTTTCCCTAAGCAATGCAACGTGGTAGTTAAAAAcaggggctctggagtcaggcaaaGCTTGCTTTATAAGTAGTTATGTGATTGTGGACAAGCCACTCATCTCTGGCCTTCAGTCTCCTCATccataaagtggagataataatacctacctcgtAGAGGTGCACTAAggattaaatggaaaaagaaagtttaagtATAGAACCTTAAATGCCTACTGCTAAGTGGCAGAAGTGAGTCTgaactgtgtgattccaactatatgacatttggGGGAAAGGTGAAACTACAGACacaatgaaaagatcagtggctgtctgggggaggggaagaaggggggaCGGATGAGTAGGTAGAacatagacatttttatttttaggcagtTGAACTATTCTGTGCAATAATGTTAACGGTAGACCCGTGACATGACACATTTAACAAAACCCATGGAACCACACAGCGCAAAAAGTCAACCCTagtgtaaactatggactttcaTTAACAGTAACACACCAATACtggctcatcaattgtaacaagTGTACCACACCAATGCAAGATATTAACAATAGGGAAgactgtgggggagggtggggatgagggagaatatgggaactctgtactttctgcacAATTTTTCcttaaacctaaaactgctccaaaaattACGTCTATTAAGACAAAAAGCCCATTACAAaggtcagcacagtgcctggcacatagaaagggGGCAGCACCAACAGAGTGGGCGCCATTACCATCATTATGGTTAGTAGAACACTCGGCAAGACAGAGCCTACCTTTGGGCACTTTACAATGCAGACCAATTCAAGGGTCTGACTTGGGAAGTCAGGAGTCCAGGTCATTAGTTACAAGAGCCTCAAGCCCACCTGGAGGAGTGAATTAAGCAGTGAAGGGGGAAGGGACGGGATTCTGCCAGAAGCATCTTGGTCTGAGTCAGGGAGATGACCGCGTTCACAATGACCTGTGGACAGGGGGCTGTCCTCTCTGCCCAGCGGGAGAGGAGAGGTCTTTATTGTCAGAGGAGCCTATAATTAAGAACAGACTTACCAGGGCCAAATGGCCATCAGCAAGCAAGTGAAAGGCTGTTGAGAAGGAAAAGAGGCATTGACGTCCCCTTCCAGCCAGCCCCCTTCCCCTCGACCTGAGTTCTCACCTGAATGCCCCTAAAGACGCCATGGGTGTGTATTCTGTACTGGGCACCGCAGAGGATGGGCGTGGTGTGGTTATCACTCTCATACCCTGTGCTGTGGCTGCAAACACAAAGAGGGAAGAACAAGGCTCAGGTCGGTCCACAGGCACCCTTTAGAAATGCGCGTCTGCAGcagaagaatgtttttaaaaagcccacaGGACAACAGCCATTGGTTTTTGCGTCCTTCGCTGCTCTGGAAGCAGGGCTTTGTGAAGGGCAGGGGGCTGTTCAACCCTTGCATCACCACCACGCGGCCCTCCCTTGTGCTCAGGGAGGCCATCTGTGTCTATGCCTCTCAGACAAGCTGGGAAAAGTCACAATGGCTTTCATCCCCAGCAAGTTGTTTACCATCTAGCCAGCAGAACAGACAGCTGCGAATGTCTCCGGAATGAGCAGATACCTCAAGTTTCACATTAAGTTCAATGGATTTTTGTTGGCACCTCGTGACTCAGTTTCTACCAGATAGCCCCAAGAAAGTGATGACACAGAAGAAATGTCACATTCTCAGAAGTGGGGATTACACATCAGTGACCCTTCTCCACTTAACCGACAGATAAGTTTTCCAGATCAACTTAACTCTTTGCAGCCAACCCGTGCCGTAAGCGGACACTGGATAATCTTCCCTAACATTAGATTGCCTAGTCCTCTAGTTGGTGCTCAGGCTAATCCTGGCCTTTCCAGCAAGGGCTCAGGGATGTGGAACATTGAAATGAACAACTTGAGAGAAGTGAATACTCTGAAAGTATTCTCTCCTTTAGGTCAAAGCTGGTATCTGTTCTGCAATTATTTTACTTCCAAATGAGGCAGAGTAAAGATTCTTATCTACATGGGCAGGACATTATAATCACATCTAGAATCACCACAAGGAGCTTCTATGAAATATATCtgtgaaatggtgcagctgctttggaaaacatctGGCAGTTACTCAAAAGATTAGACATAAAGTT contains the following coding sequences:
- the WT1 gene encoding Wilms tumor protein isoform X6, giving the protein MTSQLECMTWNQMNLGTTLKGVAAGSSSSVKWTEGQSNHSTGYESDNHTTPILCGAQYRIHTHGVFRGIQDVRRVPGVAPTLVRSASETSEKRPFMCAYPGCNKRYFKLSHLQMHSRKHTGEKPYQCDFKDCERRFSRSDQLKRHQRRHTGVKPFQCKTCQRKFSRSDHLKTHTRTHTGKTSEKPFSCRWPSCQKKFARSDELVRHHNMHQRNMTKLQLAL